One genomic region from Yarrowia lipolytica chromosome 1C, complete sequence encodes:
- a CDS encoding uncharacterized protein (Compare to YALI0C13574g, similar to uniprot|P15365 Saccharomyces cerevisiae YJR152w DAL5 allantoate permease P10.2.f3.1), producing the protein MSKCNDSKSLEKTFPDPADEKLDVEVGEVNDITLDAATDKRLLRKIDMYLCPVMMLVYAVQFMDKSTNATASVMGLRTDLHMEGNDYSWSGTAFYLGYLVFEFPAVYMLQRLPFIRTLSAFIVLWGVVLCLHATPNYPGFIALRTLLGMLESAVTPAFVIITSQWYKREEQFLRTSFWVGSNGLGIIVGCLMAYGLAINHHLPIHGWKLVFIITGVITIATGILILFHFPDDPSKAWFLTEEEKKLVVIRVRTNQGSFANKQFKRNQFIEAFKDPRSWLYFFYSIASNIPNGGITSFGSILFSETLGLGPVRGLLLQTPQGAVEIVGCVLFGLLAQYTQWRLFWSIVAQLIATVAMCLLAFLPHIQAAGLAGLYLLSVYPVGLVCMLSSVGSNTTGHTKKVTVNAIMLVGYCVGNIIGPQTFRADDAPEYVPAKVSMVVLFAVAVGLNTVLLFVNLAENKKRDREGHINPSLEELEEIQNSDMTDQENRYFRYVI; encoded by the coding sequence ATGAGCAAGTGCAACGACTCGAAATCGCTCGAAAAAACGTTCCCGGACCCTGCAGATGAAAAGCTGGACGTGGAAGTAGGAGAGGTCAACGATATCACCCTGGATGCCGCTACAGACAAACGACTGCTGCGCAAGATTGACATGTATCTGTGCCCAGTCATGATGCTCGTTTACGCGGTCCAATTTATGGACAAGAGCACCAATGCCACCGCTTCGGTTATGGGTCTGAGAACAGACCTGCATATGGAGGGCAACGACTATTCATGGTCGGGAACGGCCTTCTACCTGGGATATCTAGTGTTCGAGTTTCCAGCCGTGTACATGCTCCAACGACTACCTTTCATCCGAACTCTCTCAGCCTTCATCGTTCTCTGGGGTGTAGTATTGTGTCTCCATGCTACCCCCAACTATCCGGGATTCATTGCTCTGCGAACCCTCCTGGGCATGTTGGAGTCGGCTGTTACGCCGGCCTTTGTCATCATCACGTCTCAATGGTACAAGCGCGAGGAGCAGTTTCTTCGGACGTCTTTCTGGGTCGGATCCAACGGCCTCGGGATCATTGTTGGCTGTCTGATGGCTTATGGACTAGCCATCAACCACCATCTTCCAATCCATGGCTGGAAGCTCGTTTTCATCATCACTGGTGTCATCACCATTGCCACGGGGATTCTGATTCTGTTCCACTTCCCTGATGACCCCTCCAAGGCGTGGTTTTTGaccgaagaagaaaagaagctAGTGGTCATCCGGGTGCGAACCAACCAGGGCTCGTTTGCGAACAAACAGTTCAAAAGAAACCAGTTCATCGAAGCGTTCAAAGACCCCAGATCCTGGCTCTACTTCTTCTACTCTATTGCCTCCAACATTCCCAATGGCGGAATCACCAGTTTTGGCAGCATTCTCTTTTCGGAAACCCTGGGGTTGGGACCCGTCAGAGgcctgcttctccagaccCCCCAGGGAGCGGTGGAAATCGTGGGATGCGTGCTGTTTGGTCTCTTGGCACAATACACCCAATGGCGTCTGTTCTGGTCAATTGTCGCCCAGCTGATTGCCACAGTCGCAATGTGTCTGTTGGCGTTTCTGCCCCACATCCAAGCCGCCGGCCTAGCCGGCCTCTATCTGCTCTCCGTCTACCCTGTTGGCCTGGTCTGTAtgctgtcgtcggtgggCTCCAATACAACCGGACACACGAAAAAAGTGACTGTCAACGCCATAATGCTGGTGGGCTATTGCGTCGGCAACATCATTGGTCCCCAGACCTTCCGGGCCGACGATGCTCCGGAATACGTGCCTGCCAAGGTCTCCATGGTGGTGCTGTTTGCGGTTGCCGTGGGTCTAAACACCGTTCTGCTATTTGTGAATCTTGCCGAGAACAAGAAACGAGATAGAGAGGGCCATATCAATCCTTCCCtagaggagctggaggagattcaAAACTCCGACATGACCGACCAGGAAAACCGGTACTTTAGATATGTCATTTGA
- a CDS encoding uncharacterized protein (Compare to YALI0C13530g, similar to uniprot|P06781 Saccharomyces cerevisiae YNL090w RHO2 GTP-binding protein of the RHO subfamily of RAS-like proteins): MAQPLKRKLVIVGDGACGKTSLLCVFTMGSFPSKYTPTVFDNYVADCRVDGKSVALALWDTAGQEEYERLRPLAYADANVILIGFAVNVPDSLDNVAVKWIKEVNERCPGVPILLIGLKKDLRQSEPCITAVEGQAMASQIGAKKYLECSALTGQGVDDVFEVATRASLLVTAKPESKGCCIVI, from the exons ATGGCTCAGCCCTTGAAGAG AAAACTCGTCATTGTTGGCGATGGCGCGTGTGGAAAAACGTCCCTTTTGTGCGTGTTCACCATGGGGTCGTTTCCGAGT AAATATACCCCAACCGTCTTCGACAATTACGTGGCAGACTGCCGAGTGGATGGCAAATCGGTGGCATTGGCATTATGGGACACAGCCGGAcaggaggagtacgagaGACTACGTCCTCTGGCGTACGCAGACGCCAATGTGATCCTTATAGGTTTCGCGGTCAATGTGCCGGATTCGCTGGATAACGTGGCCGTCAAGTGgatcaaggaggtcaaTGAGCGGTGTCCAGGAGTACCGATTCTGCTCATTGGGTTGAAGAAGGATTTGAGGCAGTCGGAACCATGCATTACCGCTGTTGAGGGCCAGGCCATGGCGTCTCAGATAGGTGCGAAAAAATACCTGGAGTGCTCGGCCCTGACGGGACAAGGTGTGGACGATGTATTTGAGGTGGCCACGAGGGCATCCTTGCTGGTTACTGCCAAACCGGAGAGTAAGGGTTGTTGCATTGTCATCTAA
- a CDS encoding uncharacterized protein (Compare to YALI0C13596g, similar to Saccharomyces cerevisiae RRP7 (YCL031C); ancestral locus Anc_1.43, some similarities with uniprot|P25368 Saccharomyces cerevisiae YCL031c RRP7 involved in pre-rRNA processing and ribosome assembly), protein MSGYETLPLKMPKGNTHYLYMKKDDNSAASEDSTIFVCNLPADSTLSHIKALCQSLGGSIVESFEWVNVSRNVRAESLTHGLSGGCGRIHMVDAASCNRVLSQAKKNATCGVKWDAKLTIGGKQRYQLLWKYCFPAPDDLQAEVDYFMEEFAAREEEEKKVEKTGRTVVDADGFTTVVKTQKKKSLAMQEAAKQQAEEMKLAEIKRREKREKKDFYRFQIREYKKEQMTDMLTKFKEDQEKVKQYKESGRFNPY, encoded by the coding sequence ATGAGCGGCTACGAGACTCTACCGCTGAAAATGCCCAAGGGCAACACGCACTATCTgtacatgaagaaggacgacaaTTCTGCTGCGTCGGAGGACTCGACGATCTTTGTGTGCAATCTGCCTGCGGACTCGACTCTTTCTCACATCAAGGCCTTGTGTCAGAGTCTGGGGGGCAGCATTGTGGAGAGTTTTGAATGGGTGAATGTGAGTCGCAATGTGCGGGCCGAGTCGCTGACACATGGTCTTTCTGGCGGCTGCGGTCGTATTCACATGGTGGATGCGGCTTCTTGCAACCGGGTGTTGAGtcaggccaagaagaatgCTACATGTGGAGTCAAGTGGGACGCCAAGCTGACGATTGGCGGCAAGCAGCGATACCAGTTGCTATGGAAGTACTGTTTCCCTGCGCCCGACGATTTGCAGGCCGAGGTGGACTATTTCATGGAGGAGTTTGCGGcccgagaggaggaggagaagaaggtggagaagacgggCCGAACGGTGGTGGACGCCGACGGATTCACCACGGTGGTCAAGACGCAGAAAAAGAAGTCGTTGGCCATGCAGGAGGCCGCCAAGCAGCAAGCCGAGGAAATGAAGCTCGCTGAGATCAAGCGACGAGAGAAgcgggagaagaaggattTCTACCGGTTCCAGATCCGAgagtacaagaaggagcagatgaCCGACATGCTGaccaagttcaaggaggaTCAGGAGAAGGTCAAGCAGTACAAGGAGAGTGGGCGGTTCAACCCGTATTAG
- a CDS encoding uncharacterized protein (Compare to YALI0C13442g, no similarity, similar to Saccharomyces cerevisiae YNL193W; ancestral locus Anc_2.57): MRPAAKRTTLEVIFHYKFRSKKILPIFTTMPPRHKKKSNAAATPSTAEEFFFQGGQDEERGERWLSGNDLSKGLRFYASALENYNQCVQRSAATSSDRFDASYNIVRLKFDVWYEVYESGDYLLSGHMTQAGGHTVGLDSLLANIFVSGTKEGAHEEVLAGYKGLVAQLPSDNRTWDVLHGYGLVLTTHIEEYGGGDRDVEEALGVFESVYRAQLDEYNEFKRLLEEFENGGAAGDDPESQTPKATASTDPQNVPKYANAEESVNLADLVETLTCVVKLASLTTRNSGIRDDVDHHAQKATSNILQTFQEMVQVITKEGFSADIAKTTDGLQSTLMDAAQTIGMWIASRLQPTELEAFWKGENTAAMQQIDPLLPEFLSHASGAQWTNAGVQSILDVIEEGQYDDIEQWALLGAANRLLQQQVKSVTPSTQSPVGLDVLTSYSKLPKFQLGLEIGQMYISLADIDVMRARLSTESAHKFGSTLLKNASTYYTSAENTLSMGTIGIKTAGGVVRKQRRLKSEATVKKLMLEGSEASVAKAKRVPGWEIILDQ, encoded by the coding sequence ATGCGTCCTGCAGCTAAACGCACAaccttggaggtgataTTTCATTACAAATTTCGATCCAAAAAAATCCTTcccatcttcaccaccatGCCTCCGCGacacaagaaaaaaagcaacGCTGCGGCCACGCCGTCGACCGCCGAGGAGTTCTTCTTCCAGGGTGGCCAGGACGAAGAGAGAGGCGAACGATGGCTAAGTGGCAACGACTTGTCCAAGGGACTGCGATTCTACGCCTCTGCGCTTGAAAACTACAATCAGTGCGTGCAACGGAGTGCGGCCACGTCGTCGGACAGGTTCGACGCCTCCTACAACATAGTGCGGCTCAAGTTCGACGTGTGGTACGAGGTCTACGAATCGGGCGACTATCTGCTCAGCGGCCACATGACCCAGGCCGGCGGTCACACGGTGGGACTGGATTCGTTGCTGGCCAACATTTTCGTGTCTGGCACAAAGGAGGGCGCCCACGAGGAGGTGCTGGCCGGGTACAAGGGGCTTGTGGCTCAGCTTCCGTCGGACAACCGAACCTGGGACGTTTTGCATGGCTACGGACTGGTGCTCACGACGCACATTGAGGAGTACGGCGGCGGCGATCGtgacgtggaggaggcgCTGGGCGTGTTTGAATCCGTTTATAGGGCACAATTGGATGAATATAACGAGTTCAAGCGActcttggaggagtttgagaacgggggagcagcaggagacGATCCAGAGAGTCAGACACCGAAAGCGACCGCCTCCACAGACCCACAGAACGTACCCAAGTACGCCAATGCCGAAGAGTCGGTCAATTTGGCCGATTTGGTTGAAACACTCACCTGTGTCGTCAAATTGGCGTCCTTGACGACACGCAACAGCGGTATTCGCGATGATGTTGACCACCACGCCCAAAAGGCAACTTCCAATATTCTGCAGACATTTCAGGAGATGGTGCAGGTTATTACCAAGGAAGGGTTCTCTGCCGACATTGCGAAAACCACAGACGGGCTCCAATCGACGCTCATGGATGCTGCCCAGACCATTGGAATGTGGATAGCCAGTCGTCTGCAACCgaccgagctggaggcgTTTTGGAAGGGCGAAAACACCGCCGCCATGCAGCAGATTGATCCTCTTTTGCCCGAGTTTCTTTCCCACGCATCCGGAGCCCAATGGACCAATGCTGGCGTTCAGAGTATTCTCGATGTGATTGAGGAGGGCCAGTACGATGACATTGAACAGTGGGCTCTGTTGGGGGCTGCCAACCGgctgctccagcaacaaGTCAAGTCCGTCACGCCCTCTACTCAGTCTCCCGTCGGTCTGGACGTTTTGACGTCATATTCCAAGCTTCCCAAGTTCCAGCTGGGTCTCGAAATCGGCCAAATGTACATTTCGTTGGCCGATATCGACGTTATGAGAGCCCGACTGTCGACCGAATCGGCCCACAAGTTTGGTTCCACGCTGCTCAAAAATGCTTCCACATACTACACTTCTGCCGAAAACACTCTGAGCATGGGCACGATTGGAATCAAAACTGCCGGTGGGGTCGTGAGAAAGCAGAGAAGACTGAAAAGTGAGGCTACTGTCAAGAAGCTAATGCTGGAGGGCAGCGAAGCGAGCGTCGCCAAAGCAAAGAGGGTGCCTGGGTGGGAGATTATTCTGGATCAATAG
- a CDS encoding uncharacterized protein (Compare to YALI0C13552g, weakly similar to uniprot|Q6C4Q3 Yarrowia lipolytica YALI0E24585g), which translates to MDTPDTNTSGDSAQAELRRMREVFGDWEKMNNMAKEVGTVAQNLPWKLGPKLGETKSSTLAAGGASRHDFLAAAAILTGQFNKEVEGLEPLKSETQRVLAQILWHLSNAVAAFESQLEVVLSQTFATDDEILEMRGFQRHLRRATMELELFEDRSRFFDKDIAVGYSCQLQRRLLDLVTGYNDERLKEWFVEQHGWGKQVILAKGTKRAVVVEAKIQKETDLFPPEIKSLVFEQLDVESCVALRQVDSSWYAAFRDSEPIWEAKLRLRNPWIKPGGGPDLNSWAGCVLVFVARLQKWPTVDDINDIATPTEPAECESVVAVELEGTKKPNSCFSGMVEHDYEHCHPIVCEQNHCATFDYRFDYSLNLWTHEISTLHHPTPELVHSDENYFAIRYKDIGMVLPTSFSLQGIAAVKEGPNYILVSNESGEAALLPRENPHIDSGLSLEPFQYGTPEDRYFFEDMFMTRAQLSVLPDEGRDHRFLIADFHAQKMHVYAIASGPSQPVASYNGLVWWSIHRDCLLPTFIDLQSPRKVYYSAERTMRVPKHEPARIHQGSRSRNCSQFVFGIRHRANVASMVDLATGILTSMYKPRDEPEGKVVPGFQNGRFYPRYLSESACRTWDLFTEEFSEDDGRLW; encoded by the coding sequence ATGGATACCCCAGATACGAATACAAGTGGTGATTCCGCGCAAGCCGAGCTGCGGCGGATGCGCGAGGTCTTTGGAGACTGGGAAAAGATGAATAAtatggccaaggaggtcgGCACCGTGGCTCAGAATCTTCCCTGGAAGCTGGGCCCCAAGTTGGGGGAGACCAAGTCGTCTACGCTGGCTGCTGGTGGAGCGTCTCGACACGACTTTCTTGCGGCTGCGGCGATCCTCACAGGGCAATTCAACAAGGAAGTTGAAGGTCTGGAGCCGCTCAAGAGCGAGACACAAAGGGTTTTGGCTCAGATTTTGTGGCATCTGAGCAACGCGGTGGCGGCGTTTGAGAGCcagctggaggtggtgcTGTCTCAGACGTTTGccaccgacgacgaaaTTCTGGAAATGCGGGGCTTTCAACGCCATCTGCGCCGCGCCAcgatggagctggagctctTTGAGGACCGCTCGCGGTTTTtcgacaaggacattgCAGTGGGGTACTCTTGCCAGCTCCAGAGACGGCTGCTGGACCTGGTAACGGGATACAATGACGAGAGGTTGAAGGAGTGGTTCGTCGAGCAACATGGCTGGGGCAAACAGGTTATCTTGGCCAAAGGAACGAAACGAGCAGTGGTTGTGGAAGCGAAAATACAGAAGGAGACCGACTTGTTTCCGCCCGAAATCAAGTCGCTGGTGTTTGAACAGCTGGATGTCGAATCCTGCGTGGCTCTGAGGCAGGTCGATTCCAGCTGGTACGCTGCTTTCCGGGACAGCGAGCCGATTTGGGAAGCAAAACTGCGCTTGAGAAACCCCTGGATCAAGCCGGGCGGTGGTCCGGACCTCAATTCCTGGGCCGGCTGTGTTCTCGTGTTCGTGGCAAGACTCCAAAAGTGGCCCACAGTCGACGACATCAACGACATTGCTACCCCGACCGAACCAGCCGAATGTGAATCGGTGGTGGCAGTCGAGCTGGAAGGGACCAAAAAGCCCAACAGCTGCTTCAGCGGCATGGTGGAACATGACTACGAGCACTGCCACCCTATTGTCTGCGAACAGAATCATTGTGCCACCTTCGACTACCGTTTCGATTATTCTCTGAATCTCTGGACCCATGAGATATCTACTCTGCATCATCCGACCCCCGAATTGGTCCACTCAGACGAAAATTACTTTGCAATTCGTTACAAGGACATCGGAATGGTTCTTCCGACGAGCTTTTCGCTACAAGGCATTGCTGCAGTGAAAGAAGGACCAAACTACATTCTGGTGAGCAATGAATCCGGGGAGGCAGCTCTACTACCTCGCGAAAATCCTCACATCGACTCGGGTCTGTCACTTGAACCGTTCCAGTACGGAACACCCGAGGATAGATACTTTTTTGAAGACATGTTCATGACCAGAGCCCAACTTTCCGTGTTGCCAGATGAAGGAAGAGACCACCGGTTTCTCATTGCTGATTTCCACGCCCAAAAAATGCATGTCTATGCTATCGCATCTGGTCCAAGCCAACCGGTGGCTTCCTACAATGGACTTGTTTGGTGGTCCATTCACCGAGATTGTCTTCTGCCTACCTTTATCGATCTCCAGAGCCCCCGAAAGGTCTATTATTCTGCGGAAAGGACCATGCGGGTGCCCAAACACGAGCCTGCCCGGATTCATCAGGGCAGCAGGTCGCGCAACTGCAGCCAGTTTGTTTTTGGAATCCGACATCGAGCCAATGTTGCGTCTATGGTCGACCTAGCCACCGGAATCCTCACGTCCATGTACAAGCCACGAGACGAGCCAGAAGGCAAAGTGGTTCCCGGTTTTCAGAACGGTCGGTTCTATCCTCGGTATCTCTCCGAATCTGCTTGCAGGACCTGGGATTTGTTCACTGAGGAGTTTTCAGAAGACGACGGGCGTTTGTGGTGA
- a CDS encoding uncharacterized protein (Compare to YALI0C13508g, similar to uniprot|P14065 Saccharomyces cerevisiae YOR120w GCY1 galactose-induced protein of aldo/keto reductase family P6.5.f6.1 (EC 1.1.1.-)) — protein MPQSSFQISGQQVADYPVLRLPKIATHTPKRHLTSVKLYLSSNIHIYIYIYRHPTPLTALTIYTALVPTHTMPIITETFKLNDGRSIPALGLGTASDANVEEVTYAAIKDGYKHIDTAYIYKSEEAIGKGIKRAIADGLIKREELFVTTKVWPTFHGRVKESLDYSLKDLGLDYVDLLLVHWPAALHPDPNDRHAYVPKNADGSAHYTDNNDWISIYEELEKEQAAGRTKSIGVSNVSEKYLKELLKRVKTVPAVNQFENHPYLPQKKEIEFNKKHGILVTAYSPLGSSNGKIKLHENPVVAEIAKKHNATTGSVLINWHISQGRSVIPKTRSVERVKANAQKVDLDSDDLAKLDKIWEQTGTQRAIGLDWLDKAGDNLGFEDK, from the coding sequence ATGCCTCAGTCGTCGTTTCAAATATCTGGTCAACAGGTGGCCGATTACCCCGTTTTGAGACTCCCCAAAATCGCCACCCACACCCCCAAGCGGCATCTCACTAGTGTGAAACTTTATTTATCCAGCAacatacatatatatatatatatatataggcACCCGACTCCGCTGACTGCACTGACCATCTACACTGCACTTGTACCCACGCACACCATGCCAATTATCACAGAAACATTCAAGCTGAACGACGGCCGATCAATTCCGGCTCTGGGTCTGGGAACCGCGTCGGACGCCAACGTGGAAGAGGTGACCTACgccgccatcaaggacgGCTACAAACACATTGACACCGCCTACATCTACAAATCCGAAGAGGCGATCGGCAAGGGCATCAAGCGAGCCATTGCCGACGGGCTCATCAAGCGGgaggagctgtttgtgaCCACCAAGGTCTGGCCCACCTTCCACGGCCGGGTCAAGGAGTCGCTGGACTACTCCCTCAAGGACCTGGGTCTGGACTACGTGGATCTTCTGCTGGTCCACTGGCCTGCCGCGCTCCACCCGGACCCCAACGACAGACACGCCTACGTGCCCAAGAACGCTGACGGTTCGGCCCACTACACCGACAACAATGACTGGATCTCCATCtacgaggagctggaaaaggaGCAGGCTGCGGGCCGAACCAAGTCCATTGGAGTCTCCAACGTGAGTGAAAAGtacctcaaggagctgctcaagcgaGTCAAGACCGTGCCCGCCGTCAACCAGTTCGAGAACCACCCCTACCTgccccagaagaaggagattgagttTAACAAGAAGCACGGCATTCTGGTCACCGCCTACTCGCCCCTTGGATCCTCCAATGGAAAGATCAAACTGCACGAGAACCCCGTGGTCGCcgagattgccaagaaACACAACGCCACCACCGGATCGGTGCTCATCAACTGGCACATTTCCCAGGGCCGATCTGTCATCCCCAAGACCAGGTCTGTTGAGCGGGTGAAGGCCAACGCCCAGAAGGTCGACCTCGACTCAGACGATCTCGCCAAACTCGACAAGATTTGGGAACAGACCGGTACCCAGCGAGCCATTGGCCTCGACTGGCTTGATAAGGCCGGCGACAACCTTGGTTTCGAGGACAAATAG